The following are encoded together in the Pelosinus sp. IPA-1 genome:
- a CDS encoding spore coat associated protein CotJA produces the protein MNQDEDIKWVEEIEDQEEPERVKKEMWNCNGQNGHSGMLLAHAYVLWQSYDDAFCPQEALMKGTLFPELYGVYPIPN, from the coding sequence GTGAATCAGGATGAAGATATAAAATGGGTTGAAGAGATAGAGGACCAAGAAGAACCGGAGAGAGTAAAGAAAGAAATGTGGAATTGTAACGGTCAAAATGGACATAGTGGAATGCTACTAGCCCATGCGTATGTTTTATGGCAAAGTTATGATGACGCCTTCTGTCCTCAAGAGGCTTTGATGAAAGGAACATTATTCCCTGAATTGTATGGTGTGTATCCTATACCCAATTGA
- a CDS encoding PspC domain-containing protein: MFGILRIGAYLVSGLTVWQFFQGDIGGMSGALHKSLALDPNHGMLLGVCAGVSNFTGIDVSLIRFIWALLAFYRGAGIALYILAFLIMPTSGQ; this comes from the coding sequence GTGTTTGGAATATTACGTATAGGAGCTTATTTAGTGAGTGGACTGACTGTTTGGCAGTTCTTTCAAGGGGATATAGGAGGCATGAGTGGTGCATTGCATAAATCATTAGCCCTTGATCCGAACCATGGTATGCTGCTAGGTGTATGCGCAGGAGTTAGCAATTTTACAGGTATTGATGTAAGTTTGATTCGTTTCATTTGGGCCTTACTGGCCTTCTATCGTGGGGCCGGCATAGCATTATATATACTCGCCTTTCTGATTATGCCAACATCCGGGCAATAA